TCATTATGGATTGATATTGCCACCGCGAGAACCGAGTTTTATCCCTATCCTGCAGCCAACCCAGAAGTAGAAGCGAGTTCTATTCGTCAAGATTTATACCGCCGTGACTTTACCATTAATGCCCTTGCCATTCGCTTAACTTCACCGAAAAGCGGGGAACTTCTTGACTTTTTTGGAGGATTACTCGATTTAAGATCAGGGCTAATTCGGGTGTTACATGCTAATAGTTTTATTGAAGATCCCACTCGCATTTATCGGGCGGTGCGTTTTGCGGTGCGTCTTGGTTTTGAAGTGGAAGCGCAAACAGAAGACTATATTCGCTATGCCATTGCCAGTGGGGCTTATGATCGCTCTCGCGCTGAAAATCGTAAAGCCCCCGCTTTGCAAACTCGCCTCAAAGGAGAACTTAAATACATTCTAGAGGCAAGCTATTGGCAACCAGCTCTTAAAAAGTTATCGGCTCTCAATGCGTTAAAGTGTCTGCATCCTAAACTGAGCTTAGATCGTCAGTTATGGTGGCAATTACGATTTTTAGGACGCTGTTTAAGACGATTTGATCCTAATCATACCCTAACCCATTGGCAAATGCGCTTAGAGGTGATGATTGCTTCTTTACCAGAACAAAGGGTGATGGTTGCTCAACAGTTAGAACTTCCCCATGACAGTATTAAACGCTTAGAACAGTTGGCAGCGAGAGAAGAGGAGGTAGAGAAAAAATTATCCCTCTCTCTTTCTTCTCAGGAGAAACATGATCTCTACGAAACTTTACGACAGAAACGGGGAGAATTATTGAATTTACCCCCTAATCAGGTGCAAATTCCCATTGAGAAAACTTTATTTCGCGAGGGATATCATCCTTACACTCTTGTAAAGCATTTAAGTTCTTATAAACTGCCGATGTTAGTTTTATTGGCAGTGCGTTGTTCTCCTCTTGTTAGAAAACGAATTTGGCACTATATTAACCATTGGTCGCAGGTGAAGGCTCCAGTAAATGGGAATGATCTTAAGGCATGGGGGTATAAACCCGGTCCCCAATATCGGGAGATGCTAGAAAGTGTATTAGAGGAAACCCTGAATGGGGTAATTCAAACTAAGGAAGAGGGAAAGCAGTTTTTAAGCTCAATTTACGAAAGCTGATTAAAAAAAGATTCATCCACGTCATAGCCTAACATTTGACTAAAAGCAGTAATCCGCCCATAGCCAGACACCTCTTGCGTTTTTAACCAGTCATATAAAATAAATACCTTACGCATCACGAACAATTCTAGGGCTTCAGGATTAAATTGGATGCCTTCAGCCCGACTAAACTGGTGAGGAACTAACATAGCAGTATAACGAGCTAATTCCCCATTGCGCCAGTCAAGAAAGAAGATAAACCAAGGATAAACCGTGTCTAGGCGTAAAAACCAGAGACGAACTTCAGGAACTTCTGACCACTCGCGAGGATCACTCTCCTCTCGGGGATAATCAAACTGGAATTGGAATTGTTGTTCAAATTCGGTTAGGTTTCCTTGCGTTAAAATTGGCTCTAATTCACGCTGTAATGGTGATAAATCAAGCTGATCAATGCTATCTTTAGTTAATTTGATGGTAATGGTCATTGTTAAAAAAGCTCGTTATTGTTGAATTATATTAGGACAAGATTGACTAAAACAGGGAATTTTATGGGCTTAAAACAGAATTTGTTTATTTCATTACTAGCTTGTGCAGGAATTTGGGGTGCGACAATTCCCCCCTCTTATTCCCAAGCCTTACTGCCACATACTTTAGAACCAAACTTTGAAAGTTTAGAAGAACAGGGAGTTCGGTTAGCTCAAGATGCGGCGCAACTGGTTCGCTTCCAACAATTTGATGCTGCCTTAGCACGGGTAAAAGTGGCAACCCAACTTGCGCCAGAAGTTTATGAACCTTGGTTTATTTTAGGCAGTTTACAAGTAAGAAACGATAATCCTGAAGAGGCAATTACTGCTCTTAAAAAAGCCCATGAACTTGCCCCAGATGAGTCAAGAGTGTTATTTACCCTTGGCTCGGCTTATTTTCGTCAAGGAGACTATGAGCAAGCAGTAGCAGAATTACAAGCAGGCTTAGAGATTGAACCAAACTCTCCCGAAGCTCTTTTTGATCTCGGTAATGCTTATTTCCAACTAGATGACTATGATAGCGCGATCGCGGCTTATGAAGAGGCATTTGAGTTAGAAGCAGGATTTTGGCCAGCCATTAATAATATTGGCTTAATTCGCTATGAACAAGGAGATGTGGAACAAGCCATTGCCGACTGGGAAACTGCCATGGAAATTACAGATGAGTTTGCCGAACCTAAACTCGCTATTGCTGTGGCGCTGTATCAACAAGGAAGAGAACAAGAAGCTCATTCTTTAGGAGAAGAAGCCTTACAGCAAGATGAACGTTATGGTACTCTTGACTTTCTAGAAGAAAACCTTTGGGGAGAAAAATTACTCACTGATGCAGCAGAGTTTTTCCTATCTCCCCCCATGGAAGAAACCCTCACTCGTTTACAAATTACCCCACCTGATCCAGAGTAGTTAAAGTCTCTCTAACAGCAATAGGTACTAGGCATGGCAAAACAGTTAAATCTTACGGGCGGTAATCAAATTATTCCCACAGCCCTCCACTCGGAAATGCAACAATCGTATTTAGAATATGCGATGAGCGTCATTGTGGGGCGAGCCTTACCCGATGTTCGTGATGGCTTAAAACCTGTTCATCGACGGATTTTATATGCAATGCATGAGCTAGGGTTAACCCCAGATCGTCCCTTTCGGAAATGCGCTCGCGTGGTTGGGGATGTTCTAGGGAAATATCATCCTCACGGGGATCAAGCGGTGTATGATGCGCTGGTGCGGATGGTACAGGAATTTGCCACTCGTTATCCACTGTTAGCAGGACATGGCAATTTTGGCTCTCTGGATAATGATCCTCCTGCTGCCATGCGTTACACCGAAACCCGACTTGCCCCCCTCGCCACTGAAGCCCTCCTCAATAACATTGGGGAAGCAACGGTGGATTTTGTGGGTAACTTTGATAATTCCCAACAAGAACCTGTGGTGTTACCAGCACAATTGCCAGTGCTGCTTCTCAATGGCTGTTCAGGAATTGCTGTGGGGATGGCAACGAATATTCCGCCTCATAATCTAGGGGAAGTGGTGGATGGGTTAATTGCCCTCATTGATAAGCCTGAGTTACCCGATGAAAAGTTATGGGAGTTAATTCCAGCCCCTGATTTTCCTACTGGTGGCGAAATTATTGATTTAGAGGGAGTGAAAGAAGCCTATCGCACAGGGCGCGGTACAGTTCGGGTGCGAGGAGTGGTAAAAGTAGAACAGTTGCATTACCGCCGTCGTCATCGTACCGCCCTAGTAGTGACTGAGTTTCCCTACCAAGTGAATAAGGCAAGTTGGATTGAAAAAGTTGCCGAGTTAGTGAATGGGGGACGCATTGAGGGCATTGCTGATATACGGGATGAGAGCGATCGCGCTGGCGTGCGTGTTGTCATTGAGTTAAAACGGGATGCTTCTTCCGATGAGGTATTGGGGCAACTCTATCATCAGACGGCTCTACAATCCAATTTTGGGACAATTCTTCTCGCTTTAGTGGATAATGCCCCCTGTCAACTGTCTTTAAGGGGATTATTAGAGAATTTTCTCCGCTTTCGAGAGGAAACTCTCACTCGTCAATATACCCACCAGTTAGAGGTGGCAAGAAAACGCTTACACCTGGCAGAAGGCTTATTAACGGCGCTTAATCATCTAGATGCAGTGATTGATATTCTCAGAAATGCCCCTGATGGTAGTACCGCGAAGGCACAGTTACAGGTGCAATTAGGTATTAGTGATCAGCAAGGGGATTCCATTTTAGCCATGCCCATGCGCCGTTTAACGGGGTTAGAGCGACAAAAATTAGAGGCGGAAGTGAATGAGTTACAGGGAGAAATTGAAAAGTTAGAAACGCTTTTAGGAGATCGTAAGGAGTTATTAAAATCTCTGAAAAAAGAATTACGGGGCTTAAAACGGCGTTATGGTAATGAGCGACGCACTCGCCTTGTGACAGAAACGAAAGTTGCGTCAAAATCAAAAGAAAAAACTGGGAAAAAGCAAACAGCAACTCCTGTCAAAGTTACGGATCAACCTTCAGACTCAGCGTTAATCGAAATTACCCAACAAGAGAAAATTTACTGGTGTGAACAGCCGACGGAAGAAAAGGGAAGTAAAAGCAAAGATTTTGTGGTATTTCGCGATCAATTAAAAACGGAATCCCCCTTAATTGCCATTACCGATTCAGGGAAAGCCTATGCTGTCAAAAAAGACAGTGTCAGTGCTGTTTATCAGCAGAAAACGCCATTAAAGAAAGTTTTACAAGGAATTGGCAGTAAAAGTGAAGAATCTTGTCTCCATTATGGCTATTTACCACAACAAGATTTAATTCTGTTAACACAACAAGGGCGGATTAAACGGTTGTCAGCGTCAGAAGTGGCAAATATTGGCAATCGGGGGCTAACATTGCTGAAATTAAAAGAGCGCGATCGCGTTGTCGATTTATGTTTAGCCAGAGAAGAAGAAGACTTATTACTGGCAACTTCTGCAGGACGAATTTTGCGATTTAAAATTGATGAAATTCAAGTTCCCCCCATGGGACGCAGCGCCCAAGGTAATCTTGCCACCCGTTTACGGCAAAATGAACAGCCTGTGGGATGTGTTTCCCTCTCATCGGAAGATTCTATTTTAGTGGTTTCAGAATTAGGCTATGGAAAAAGAATCCCTGTTAATGCACTGAGACGGGGAAGCCGTGGTGATATTGGCACACAGGGACTGCAATTTATAAATAGCAGCGATCGCGTTTCGGGAATGCTTCCAGGACAACCAGAAAAACAGATGGTTAAGTTAGTCAGTAATCAAGGGCGAGTCTTTACCCTGAATATTAAAGATGTCCCCTTTTGGGGAAAAGATGGTGTCGGCGATCGCGTGGTGCAATTAAAGGGAGAAGAGAAGATTACCCAACTCATTCCCCTTCATCTCGCCTAACTCGCATTTGCAATTTGTAAGCGAGTTTTTAACATCCGATCCATCCATTGTTCTAAATAACGGCGATTAGCCCGTTTTTCCTCAATATCAGTGGTATCAAAGGGATGAGGGGCAAGCCCTCGCACTGCCGCCGTCGTAACACAAAACATCGACTTTTGGAAACTCTGACAAATTTTAACTAATAAGTCTCCTTCTCCTCGTCCCCATTGCTGATAAAATTCTGTTAAATAGTCAGGGAGAAAATGTCTCATATCCTGCATCAATAAGGTTGGGGGAACACCAGCCGTTCCAGTGGCAACCACATCTGCGTGTAACGCTCCATAACCAAACTCCTCTTGTTGGACCGGAATTTGATAGGCTTGGGCATTATAGGAAACTAATCCGGGGAAGGGAGTCCCACGGAAGAAAATGGATTCCACATAGGGAACTGCTGTATCTGGAAGGAAAGTTAACCCTGCTGACTCGGGAATCAGATCATAGGTTTTACCCCGTAAGGTAACACTGTAAGTAATGGGGAAATTGGCATCAGCAACTAACCCATCTTGAATATGTTGGACAACATCGGGGACATTTTTAATTTCGCCGTTTAAGTAGCGATCGCTGAGTTCTAAAAAGATTTTACTCATGATCGTCCAAAAATCTCCCAGACCTTTATAATAAGCCATTTGACGCATATGCTCGGTCAAAAAGTCTTCAAAAACAACATGAAAACCGAACATTAGGGGATTAAACTTAAACTTTTCTCGAATTAGTTGATCAGCAATTTTTTTAAATTCTGGCGAGTCTAAATAGTCATCTAAACCGCCACCCCCATGCCACATCATCACTCGCATGACATATTCAGCATATTCATAATTAATGCGATCATGCCACCAGTGGCGCAATAGTTTTTTAGGAGTTACTTCCCCATTAAAATACTTAAAGAAATTGAAAAAAACTAAGAACTGATGTTCCGCAATATATTTTAAGTTCTTGGCATAGGCATCTAAAACAACACCATAACTCTTTAAAATCCCCACTACTTCAATTAAGTTTTCGGGGGAATCTTTTAATAGTGCTTCTCCTGCTTCTAAACGGTAAATGTCTTCAGCAAGACGATGTTGAGACGGTTCAAACTGTGTAGTAACCATAATAAAATTGTCCTTTGTTATTTGTCCTTTGTCCTTTGTATGCCAATGACCAATGACTAATTAATGAGATTCCAAACTAACCACAGCTTCTCCATGAAACTGAGATAAACTTGCTGTTTCCACTTCACTCCAACGTACAAGCCAATTCGGTTGTAATCCCAAAATGACAATTAAAGCTGCTAATACAATCGCTGGAATGCGGTCAGACCAAGGAACCACAGGTAAATCACTAAATGCTTGGGGTAAACGCCCGAAAAAGACACGGTTAATCATTAATAAGAAATAAACCGCCGTGAGTCCTGTTCCCACCATGCAAAGTAGGGTCGCAATGGTGAAAGTATTAAAAGCACTGCGAAAGACCATAAACTCGGTGATAAAGCCTACCATCCCCGGAATGCCAGCACTTGCCATCACCCCTAAAATCATTAAACTGCCAATAATTGGTAAACCGCGCTCAGGGTTTAGTAAGCCCCGTAAGGTATCCACATCTCGGGTTCCCGTTTTCTTGCCTACAACCCCAACTAATAAGAATAATAACGCTGAGATGAGACCATGACTAACCATTTGTGCCATAGCAGCAACTAAACTGAGGGAAGTAGCCGTGGCAGCCGCTAATAAAATATACGCCATGTGAGCAATGGAAGAATAGGCAACCACTCGCTTCATATCCTTCTGGGAAATGGCGGCTAAAGCCCCAAATAAAGCACTGATGGCGGCAATAATTGCTAAATACGGTGCAAGCACTGCCCATGCTTCAGGGAATAAGCCCACTCCAAAGCGTAAAAGACCATAAGTTCCCAGCTTTAAAAGCACCCCTGCTAAGAGGACAGAAATTGGGGTTGAGGCTTCCACGTGAGCATCAGGTAACCAAGTATGGAAGGGAAAAATGGGAATTTTAATGGCTAACCCCACTAGGAGGATAATCAGGAGAATGATTTGGCTACCAAGGGGAAGCATTTGGGAGCGTAAGGGTTCATAATCAAAGCTAGAAGCCCCACTTAGCCAAACTAATCCTAAGAAAGAAGCTAGGACTAATGCCCCAGAAAGGGCGGTATAAAGCAAGAATTTTGTGGCTGCATAGCCTCGATTGGTTCCTCCCCAAATGGCAATGAGGAAATAAAGGGGAATTAACTCAACTTCGTAAAAGAGGAAGAAGAGTAGCACATTTTGCGCTAAAAATGCTCCTGCTGTTCCTGCAGAGAGAAAGAGAAGGAGGGCATAGTAAAAGCGCGATCGCGCAATTTTGGGACTACTAGCATAAATAGCAACAAACGTGAGAAAACTATTCAAAAAAATTAATGGTAATGCTAGCCCATCAACTCCTAAGGAGTAAGTTAACCCTAATTGCTCTAACCAAGAAAAGGATTCAGACAGGAATAACCCACTTTGGTTAGGGTCAAATTGTAAAGCAATGGCAAAGGTAAAGGCGAGAATGATTCCCGCAAAAACAAACGCTAAAGGACGGGCTTTTTCCGCTTGTTTTTCTGGTAAGAAACCAATGATGATTCCACCAATAACTGGTATCCAAATTAAAGCACTAAGCATAGTTAGTTATTTGTTATTTGTTATTTGTTATAGCAATCGTTAATCAGTTGTAAACGTCCACCTTAGTTCCCCCTTTTAATAAGGGGGGTTAGGGGGGATCATAACCTTGAACTAATGTTTACAAATGAGATCATGTTGTTATCTCCCCCTCACCCCAAAGTTTTAAGCCTTAAAACGACCAATTCATCAGAAGCATCAGCAGTAATGCTCCCCCCATCAAAATTGTCAGTAAGTAAAATTGCGATTGACCAGAGGCACTATATTTCAGGCTTTGACCACTGAATAGCGTGCCAAACCCAACTAAATTAATTACGCCATCAATGACATAGCGGTCAAGCCAAGCACTAAATTTAGAGGCTAGTTCCACCACTAACACCACACTCCAACGATAAATCCGATCTAAATAAAAGTCGTAGGCAAGAAAGTCTTGGAGAAAGCGAGAACTACTCCGCACCGGTCGCATCCAAGTTCTGGGTAGAGCAATGGTTGCACCTAAAATTACCCCGATTAGACCCGATAACACCAGTAATAACATTTCAGGTTGTTGGATTACATCAATGGTGCTGGCAAGAGAGCCACTAGAAGCAAACCACAGTTGCCACTGTTGGGGAATTAACGGGGCAAGAAGCGCAATGACAATCAACGCCACCATGGGAAATGCCATTGGCCAGTTCACTTCTGGGGCGCGTCGGGTTTTGGGTTGCGGCTCTCCTAAAAAAACTAAACGGAATACTCGCGTTAAATTTAAGGCACTGAGCGCGTTAACTAGTAATACAAACGCCAGTAACCATTCAGGGAGCGTGCTAGCACTTTCTAGTTCTAGCCATTGTCCCATTACCCAAAAGTTCCCCAAGGGAAGAAGTACCACTAACCCTGATGAACCAACTAGGAAAGAAATAGTTGTCACGGGCATCTTTGACCATAAACCGCCCATTTGCGTAATGTTTTGATCGCTAGTGGTGAGAATAATTGCACCCACACTCATAAATAAGAGGGTTTTCGCGATCGCGTGAATTAATAACAGTAATAAGGCAATATCTAAGCGCCCTAATCCCACTGCCACAAATACTAGCCCCAGATAAGCACTAGTGGAATGGGATAACGCCCGTTTTAAGTCAATTTGCGCGATCGCGACAAAAGAAGCCCCCACAGCAGTCACTAAGCCAATGGCAATTAACGCCTCTTTCACAATGGGAGACAGTTCAAAAATGGGATGCAGTTTAATTAAAACATACGCCCCTGCTGTCACCACAATTGAATTTCGCATTAAAGATGCTGGGGCAGGAGCTTCCATGGCTTCATCTAACCACAAATTTAAGGGAAATTGGGCGCATTTTCCCACTGGGCCAGCAATAAGCGCTAAACCTAATAATGTAGCTGTTAAAGGAGCTAAATTAGCCGTCTCACTCCATTCCGCAATGCCACTAAACGTTAAATCAACCCCATAGCTAGACAGGGCAACTAACCCCATTAAGAGGAGGATATCCCCCACTCGTTTCGTTAAAAAGGCATCTCTGGCTGCAGTTACCACTAAAGGTTGAGCATACCAAAAGCCCACCAATAAGTAAGTAGAAAGAGTCAATAATTCCAATAACCCGTAACTGAGGAGTAAAGAATCACTAAGGACAATCCCTGACAAGGCAGCTTCAAAAAAGCCCATTAAGCCATAAAAACGAGCCAAAGACCAATCCTTTTCCATATAGCCTAAGCCATAAAGTAATGTCACCAGCGTTACCCCAGTGACTAACTCTAATCCTCCCAAACTCACGGGAGAAATTTCCATGGCTAAAGTTAGGTCTAAATCAGCAACTTGAAACCAATGCCAAATTAATTCTCTTGGTTCATCTCCCCAAGTGAGAATAAACACTGTCGAACCATGTAAAAACGCGATCGCGCTCATCAATAAATTAATATAGGCTGCAGGTCTTGGTCCTGTCTGCCGAATCAGCCTCATCGACCAAGGAAGCGTTAAAAGTGCTCCCATTAATCCATAAAATGGAATTAACCAAGTTCCTTGTATTAACAGATCACCCATATAAATAAGTTTCCCTAACGCATCTTATAAATTTTAGTTAACTTTAGTATCACACTGTATCATTTTACTTTACGTATCTAAAAAAATACCAATCTTTTTTTTCAAAACAAAATTTTTTATATTGAGAAACGCTTGAGCGTTTTAAGCACTTAACTCTCCTCCCTTTAATATTATTTTATTTAATTAAAATCTGCACTTTGGTCTTCTTATGGTAAAGATTGAAATTTATAATGTTAACAACTAAAGAATTAATTACAAATTAAAATTTGCGTAGCAATACCAAAAGCTCTCTATTTTACGAACATTTGCTCAAGTAACTTAATTTTTTATAAAGAGCAGAATAAACAATCAAAAATGCAACTTAAGACTCAAGAAAAGATTTTTCTTAAACTGAACCCCCATTATTTTTACATCAAGTTATATTATATTAAAAAGTTATAAAACAGTTTGAGTTTTGCAAAAGAGAGAAGCCTTAGTGAAACAGGGATCAGAGTTCATTACCAACATTAAAAAATATTAAACAGAGTAATTGGAAAATATTATCATAATTTATATTGTCAAAAGCGACAACGTCATTTATGCTTTTTTGTGGTAGGGAAAATAACCTGCCCGTCAGAAAGTAGCACCGAAGTTTTTTTTGAGGAGAACTAAATTCCTCATCAACACTGGGCATCCCCCTGAAGCTAATGATTCAGGAGAAGCCCCCTTACGTCGTGCCAAATTTGACGCTCTTGTATAGATAAATGTTTAGCTTGATAATCGAGGAAAACAAAAATGCCAATTGCGGTTGGAATGATTGAAACTTTAGGCTTCCCTGCTGTCGTCGAAGCAGCGGATGCGATGGTAAAAGCAGCCCGTGTTACACTTGTGGGCTATGAAAAAATTGGCACCGGACGTGTCACCGTGATTGTTCGTGGCGACGTTTCAGAAGTGCAAGCCTCGGTTAGTGCTGGGGTGGACTCAGCCAACCGAGTCAATGGCGGTGAAGTGTTATCCACCCACATTATTGCCCGTCCCCACGAAAACTTAGAGTATGTGCTACCAATTCGCTACACCGAAGCCGTAGAACAATTCCGATAGTGCAGGGGGGCATTTCAAGAGGAATTTGAGATGTCCCAACCTCGTCTCTGAGCAAGAATCAAACCTAGATAATCAAAGGAAATTAAACTTATGGCAATTGCAGTCGGAATGATTGAAACCTTAGGCTTTCCAGCTGTTGTTGAAGCAGCAGATGCGATGGTAAAAGCCGCCCGAGTAACCCTTGTGGGTTATGAAAAAATTGGTACTGGACGTGTCACCGTGATTGTACGCGGTGATGTGTCAGAGGTTCAGGCTTCAATTAACGCCGGAACCGAGTCTGTGAAACGAGTTAATGGCGGACAAGTGTTATCCACCCACATTATTGCTCGTCCTCACGAAAACTTAGAGTATGTTCTGCCCATTCGTTATACCGAAGCCGTAGAACAGTTCCGAGAAGGCGTAGGAAGCCCTCGTAACATTACTCGTCAATAAAATTAGGCTAAATTATGCAAATGGCAAAAGTTCGGGGGACCGTAGTTGGCACGCAAAAACTCCGCAGTATGACGGGGGTAAAGTTGCTATTACTACAGTTCATTGATCACAATGGCGAACTCCTCCCCAAATACGAAGTAGCGGCGGATCCAGTAGGTGCTGGACTCGAAGAATGGGTATTGGTTAATCGGGGAAGTGCCGCTCGCCAAGAAGAAGGTCATCAAAACCGTCCCCTCGATGCAATGGTGGTAGCCATTATTGATACCGTTACCGTCGATAATCGTCGGATTTACGGGGAACAGCAATCGTGACCTTTTGTCGCAATTAATCTCAGACGCGTTTATATTTTAGGAGGAACAGAAAATGGATGAAGCGGCTCCACCGACTCCGTGGTCAAGAGCCCTTGCTGAACCGAAAATTGATGAAACAGCTTATGTTCATTCTTTCTCCAACATTATTGGAGATGTTTCCGTTGGGCCAGGGGTCTTAGTTGCCCCCGGAACTTCAATTCGAGCCGATGAAGGCTTTCCCTTTGCCATTGGTGAAGATACCAATATCCAAGATGGGGTGGTTATTCATGGTTTAGAAGAGGGGCGTGTGGTTGGGGATGATCAGAAAGAATATTCGGTTTGGATTGGGCAAGATACCTGTATC
This window of the Euhalothece natronophila Z-M001 genome carries:
- a CDS encoding CRR6 family NdhI maturation factor; this translates as MTITIKLTKDSIDQLDLSPLQRELEPILTQGNLTEFEQQFQFQFDYPREESDPREWSEVPEVRLWFLRLDTVYPWFIFFLDWRNGELARYTAMLVPHQFSRAEGIQFNPEALELFVMRKVFILYDWLKTQEVSGYGRITAFSQMLGYDVDESFFNQLS
- a CDS encoding tetratricopeptide repeat protein, translated to MGLKQNLFISLLACAGIWGATIPPSYSQALLPHTLEPNFESLEEQGVRLAQDAAQLVRFQQFDAALARVKVATQLAPEVYEPWFILGSLQVRNDNPEEAITALKKAHELAPDESRVLFTLGSAYFRQGDYEQAVAELQAGLEIEPNSPEALFDLGNAYFQLDDYDSAIAAYEEAFELEAGFWPAINNIGLIRYEQGDVEQAIADWETAMEITDEFAEPKLAIAVALYQQGREQEAHSLGEEALQQDERYGTLDFLEENLWGEKLLTDAAEFFLSPPMEETLTRLQITPPDPE
- a CDS encoding DNA gyrase/topoisomerase IV subunit A, which gives rise to MAKQLNLTGGNQIIPTALHSEMQQSYLEYAMSVIVGRALPDVRDGLKPVHRRILYAMHELGLTPDRPFRKCARVVGDVLGKYHPHGDQAVYDALVRMVQEFATRYPLLAGHGNFGSLDNDPPAAMRYTETRLAPLATEALLNNIGEATVDFVGNFDNSQQEPVVLPAQLPVLLLNGCSGIAVGMATNIPPHNLGEVVDGLIALIDKPELPDEKLWELIPAPDFPTGGEIIDLEGVKEAYRTGRGTVRVRGVVKVEQLHYRRRHRTALVVTEFPYQVNKASWIEKVAELVNGGRIEGIADIRDESDRAGVRVVIELKRDASSDEVLGQLYHQTALQSNFGTILLALVDNAPCQLSLRGLLENFLRFREETLTRQYTHQLEVARKRLHLAEGLLTALNHLDAVIDILRNAPDGSTAKAQLQVQLGISDQQGDSILAMPMRRLTGLERQKLEAEVNELQGEIEKLETLLGDRKELLKSLKKELRGLKRRYGNERRTRLVTETKVASKSKEKTGKKQTATPVKVTDQPSDSALIEITQQEKIYWCEQPTEEKGSKSKDFVVFRDQLKTESPLIAITDSGKAYAVKKDSVSAVYQQKTPLKKVLQGIGSKSEESCLHYGYLPQQDLILLTQQGRIKRLSASEVANIGNRGLTLLKLKERDRVVDLCLAREEEDLLLATSAGRILRFKIDEIQVPPMGRSAQGNLATRLRQNEQPVGCVSLSSEDSILVVSELGYGKRIPVNALRRGSRGDIGTQGLQFINSSDRVSGMLPGQPEKQMVKLVSNQGRVFTLNIKDVPFWGKDGVGDRVVQLKGEEKITQLIPLHLA
- a CDS encoding CO2 hydration protein, whose translation is MVTTQFEPSQHRLAEDIYRLEAGEALLKDSPENLIEVVGILKSYGVVLDAYAKNLKYIAEHQFLVFFNFFKYFNGEVTPKKLLRHWWHDRINYEYAEYVMRVMMWHGGGGLDDYLDSPEFKKIADQLIREKFKFNPLMFGFHVVFEDFLTEHMRQMAYYKGLGDFWTIMSKIFLELSDRYLNGEIKNVPDVVQHIQDGLVADANFPITYSVTLRGKTYDLIPESAGLTFLPDTAVPYVESIFFRGTPFPGLVSYNAQAYQIPVQQEEFGYGALHADVVATGTAGVPPTLLMQDMRHFLPDYLTEFYQQWGRGEGDLLVKICQSFQKSMFCVTTAAVRGLAPHPFDTTDIEEKRANRRYLEQWMDRMLKTRLQIANAS
- a CDS encoding NADH-quinone oxidoreductase subunit M — protein: MLSALIWIPVIGGIIIGFLPEKQAEKARPLAFVFAGIILAFTFAIALQFDPNQSGLFLSESFSWLEQLGLTYSLGVDGLALPLIFLNSFLTFVAIYASSPKIARSRFYYALLLFLSAGTAGAFLAQNVLLFFLFYEVELIPLYFLIAIWGGTNRGYAATKFLLYTALSGALVLASFLGLVWLSGASSFDYEPLRSQMLPLGSQIILLIILLVGLAIKIPIFPFHTWLPDAHVEASTPISVLLAGVLLKLGTYGLLRFGVGLFPEAWAVLAPYLAIIAAISALFGALAAISQKDMKRVVAYSSIAHMAYILLAAATATSLSLVAAMAQMVSHGLISALLFLLVGVVGKKTGTRDVDTLRGLLNPERGLPIIGSLMILGVMASAGIPGMVGFITEFMVFRSAFNTFTIATLLCMVGTGLTAVYFLLMINRVFFGRLPQAFSDLPVVPWSDRIPAIVLAALIVILGLQPNWLVRWSEVETASLSQFHGEAVVSLESH
- a CDS encoding NAD(P)H-quinone oxidoreductase subunit F, whose amino-acid sequence is MGDLLIQGTWLIPFYGLMGALLTLPWSMRLIRQTGPRPAAYINLLMSAIAFLHGSTVFILTWGDEPRELIWHWFQVADLDLTLAMEISPVSLGGLELVTGVTLVTLLYGLGYMEKDWSLARFYGLMGFFEAALSGIVLSDSLLLSYGLLELLTLSTYLLVGFWYAQPLVVTAARDAFLTKRVGDILLLMGLVALSSYGVDLTFSGIAEWSETANLAPLTATLLGLALIAGPVGKCAQFPLNLWLDEAMEAPAPASLMRNSIVVTAGAYVLIKLHPIFELSPIVKEALIAIGLVTAVGASFVAIAQIDLKRALSHSTSAYLGLVFVAVGLGRLDIALLLLLIHAIAKTLLFMSVGAIILTTSDQNITQMGGLWSKMPVTTISFLVGSSGLVVLLPLGNFWVMGQWLELESASTLPEWLLAFVLLVNALSALNLTRVFRLVFLGEPQPKTRRAPEVNWPMAFPMVALIVIALLAPLIPQQWQLWFASSGSLASTIDVIQQPEMLLLVLSGLIGVILGATIALPRTWMRPVRSSSRFLQDFLAYDFYLDRIYRWSVVLVVELASKFSAWLDRYVIDGVINLVGFGTLFSGQSLKYSASGQSQFYLLTILMGGALLLMLLMNWSF
- a CDS encoding carbon dioxide-concentrating mechanism protein CcmK codes for the protein MPIAVGMIETLGFPAVVEAADAMVKAARVTLVGYEKIGTGRVTVIVRGDVSEVQASVSAGVDSANRVNGGEVLSTHIIARPHENLEYVLPIRYTEAVEQFR
- a CDS encoding carbon dioxide-concentrating mechanism protein CcmK; amino-acid sequence: MAIAVGMIETLGFPAVVEAADAMVKAARVTLVGYEKIGTGRVTVIVRGDVSEVQASINAGTESVKRVNGGQVLSTHIIARPHENLEYVLPIRYTEAVEQFREGVGSPRNITRQ
- a CDS encoding EutN/CcmL family microcompartment protein, which gives rise to MQMAKVRGTVVGTQKLRSMTGVKLLLLQFIDHNGELLPKYEVAADPVGAGLEEWVLVNRGSAARQEEGHQNRPLDAMVVAIIDTVTVDNRRIYGEQQS